A stretch of Terriglobales bacterium DNA encodes these proteins:
- the dprA gene encoding DNA-processing protein DprA, which translates to MQSAATNATAAAHPLEWLALALTPGMGATRSRHLVEHFQSVTNVFRASLTELEAAGLPAAAAQAIGTGKSFEAAEQEMVRAASAGAQIVTLDDPLYPPLLRQIYDPPVVLYLRGDAAVLTQPAIALVGTRHPTPYGMGMAERLACDLANAGLVITSGLARGVDASGHRGAIHAKGRSIAVFGTGVDVVYPRENGRIADSLLALGGALVSEFALGTFAAPQNFPIRNRIISGLSLGVLVVEAGEYSGTRITARCALEQGREVFAVPGNVTNRLSWGPNTLIKQGAKLVATWEDVFEELPSEVKSALKPASPESLTPSTASLFEGEKLSPHEKLILSQLKKDEATHIDELVEHLEPQVSSSEIFAALFELELAGKIRQLPGKNFVKSF; encoded by the coding sequence ATGCAGAGCGCCGCGACCAATGCGACCGCCGCCGCCCATCCGCTGGAGTGGCTGGCCCTGGCGTTGACGCCGGGTATGGGCGCTACCCGCAGCCGGCACCTGGTCGAGCACTTCCAGTCGGTGACCAACGTCTTTCGCGCGTCGCTCACTGAACTGGAGGCAGCGGGACTGCCAGCTGCGGCAGCCCAGGCCATCGGGACCGGCAAGTCGTTCGAGGCTGCGGAGCAGGAGATGGTGCGCGCGGCCTCCGCCGGAGCGCAGATCGTCACCCTCGACGACCCGCTCTATCCTCCGTTGCTGCGGCAGATCTATGATCCGCCGGTGGTTCTGTACCTGCGCGGCGACGCCGCTGTGCTTACGCAGCCGGCCATTGCGCTGGTCGGCACGCGCCATCCCACGCCTTACGGGATGGGCATGGCGGAGCGTCTGGCGTGTGACTTGGCCAACGCCGGACTGGTCATCACCAGCGGCCTGGCGCGCGGCGTGGATGCCTCGGGACACCGCGGCGCCATCCACGCCAAGGGGCGCTCCATCGCCGTCTTCGGCACCGGCGTGGACGTCGTCTATCCGCGGGAGAACGGGCGCATCGCGGACAGCCTGCTGGCCCTGGGCGGCGCGCTGGTGTCGGAGTTCGCCCTGGGGACCTTTGCGGCGCCGCAGAATTTTCCCATCCGCAACCGCATCATCAGTGGGCTTTCGCTGGGCGTGCTGGTGGTCGAAGCCGGCGAGTACAGCGGCACGCGCATCACGGCGCGCTGCGCCCTGGAGCAGGGTCGTGAGGTCTTCGCCGTGCCCGGTAACGTCACCAACCGGCTATCCTGGGGCCCCAACACGCTCATCAAGCAGGGCGCCAAGCTGGTCGCCACCTGGGAAGATGTCTTCGAAGAGCTTCCCTCGGAGGTCAAATCGGCATTGAAGCCCGCCTCACCTGAATCCCTGACCCCTTCGACCGCATCCTTATTCGAGGGAGAGAAGCTGTCCCCCCACGAAAAGCTCATCCTGAGCCAGTTGAAGAAGGACGAAGCCACCCACATCGACGAACTGGTGGAGCACCTGGAACCGCAGGTATCGTCCTCGGAAATCTTCGCAGCGCTGTTCGAATTGGAGCTGGCGGGCAAGATCCGGCAATTGCCGGGAAAGAATTTCGTGAAAAGCTTCTGA